gcttttctgtctttgttcaCTACTGGTGACAGAGGAGGGTCCCttgatttacagaaaacataCCGCCTTCATCAGTGTCACAGTTGCGTAGGTGTGACACATACCTGTGaaagagtaaacacacaggTAACTGGAATCCATCTAGCACTGGTACAAGGAAGAAATGCACAAACCACCTCTGTTTTTACAGAGATGAACGTGTTTTTAGAAGAAATATCAGAAGAGACCAATGAAAGTCTGGATTAAATTCTCAATAAAGGAATCTCCTTCACCTCTACCACACATTTTTGAACCAAAAAAATCAACTTTTGCCACATAATCCAGGCCAAAGGTTGTGTATATctatttttgtgctttttcaacCTGTTGTGCGGTAACCGCCTTCTGTATAATAACTTTCTATAGGCTTTTAATTCACTGACTCTGcctttttatattatatatattgctttttcatattttattttttatatatattgacCCCCCCCAGAGCATTTCACACCACTGTATTTGTATAACCACAGTGACAACAGTTGAACAACAGGAAAAGTTGGTCACCAGTGTGTTACTGTAAATGCTCACTTCTAATGTCTAAAAATATCTCGAGGGCTGTCATGAGACTTCACATCTAGGTTTCTGAAATCCTCCTGTCCTCATCTTCTTGCCTCTGCTGTGCTCCTCAGGTGCGTTACCCAGACAGGATAACCCTGATCCGGGGAAACCACGAGTCTCGGCAAATCACCCAGGTCTACGGCTTCTACGACGAGTGCCTCCGCAAGTACGGTTCAGTCACCGTCTGGAGATACTGCACTGAGATCTTCGACTACCTGTCCCTCTCTGCTATTATTGACGGCAAGGTGAGATGCATGTCCTGGAATATATTTAACTTGGACTGGTGCTCTGACATAGTTCTGAAAATACATGCACTGAATTGACTGAGCCTGTTGAGTAACTTCTCAGTGTCTGATATGCTGTTCAGTTGGGTTTGATtacatttctctctctatcttccAGATCTTCTGTGTGCACGGTGGCTTGTCTCCATCCATCCAAACACTGGACCAGATCCGGACCATTGACAGAAAACAGGAAGTGCCCCACGATGGGCCCATGTGTGACCTCCTGTGGTCGGACCCTGAAGGTATACAGGCGCCCTCTCCAGCCTTTTAAACAATCAATGTTTACAGTCACGCTTGGAAGAGTCCCAAACAACTGCAGCACAAAGCGTTTGTGTTATTAAAAGATTAATATCAGCCCTGCATATAACCATCTGCCCTGATGTCAGAAGCAGATCTTGACCTGAGTCATGTTCTCTCCCTGCTCTCAGATACCACAGGGTGGGGGGTGAGTCCCAGAGGTGCTGGCTACTTGTTTGGGAGCGATGTGGTGGCCCAGTTCAACGCCGCCAACGACATCCACATGATCTGCCGAGCACATCAGCTGGTCATGGAGGGCTACAAGTGGCACTTCAACGAGACCGTGCTCACAGTGTGGTCAGCACCCAACTACTGCTACAGGTAGGCAGCTACAGTCAAACTCAAAAGAGTTCCTGTCTGAGTGGACATAATGTCAACAACTCCATGGAAAAGAACTTCACAATTACAAGCACTGCTCCAGAGAGAAATCATATGAGGATCTATCTAAcataaaatatgatcaaaattTTAAAACTAATTAATAACTTGGTTTTCTGAGTCTTGCAAATATTTGAATATCCCTAACTGgatcttctttttttgtttctacaaACAGATGTGGCAACGTGGCTGCCATCTTGGAACTGGATGAACATCTACAGCGGGAGTTCATCATATTCGAGGCAGCGCCGCAGGAGACCAGAGGCATCCCCTCCAAGAAGCCAGTAGCTGATTATTTCCTGTGAAGTCTTCGAGCAGACAGCCATGATGATGTGTCGAGATCTCCGGTACCATTTCACACCAGCCGCCCTCCACCCTGTGCTGGACGGTTCTGTCAGTCTGAACTCAGAGCAGTTTGACAGAAAACCTGCCAAACCCCCTGCGAGGCTCCGCAGAGCCTCAGCTTGAAGAGCTGGATTTTTGCCGCACTGCCCGAGCCTGACAGAGCAGTCACTGTGAAAGGTTAAGGGGCGAGGTGGATACTGGGTCCATGACTGTTGTCACCGTCAGAGTTTCTTTTCTCCCCATCAGCCTCCTTCCATTTCCATCTGttgtcctcttctctctctccctgtagATACGACTCTCCCTCCCTGACTTAACCTCCACCACCATTGTAGGTTCTTTTCAAGACGAACATTGTCATTTAGTTTTAGGAGTATTTGGAAGGAGCTagatctttttctttcttttttttttttttttaatatgctgATGTAGGAAGTTTCACAATTTTACGATTTAAGGAATTCCTTTGAAGCAtatgttgtcttttctttttctttcttttttttgtttttgtataattgttGCTGCCAGGATTACATGCAAAACAACTTATCCCTTTTTGCTCTTACGTTTTCTGTTTAATTGTCATCTGTTTCGTGTGACACTATTTAACATAACCAGTGCTGCTGCTCAGCACCATCACAAATAAATCCCAGAGATGTAATGACTGGCCAAACGGAGTCACTATATTCACCATTGTTTTCTCTTAATTCCTTTTAATCTACAAATCTCTGTAGGTCTGTCAATTTTGATATTGTGAGAATAAAGTTTTTATATCgatgctgatttattttcaggTGTGATTTTATGACACATGAATATTAGCCGTAGCTGTTTAGACATTACTGGTTGTCAATAACTGGCCCAGCTGGACCAGTCACATTTTAAAGGGGTCAGTTCACCTGAAACCTCTGCAAATAAAACCATAACCACATTCTTCATGTAATCATAcgtaaaaatgacaaacatagtTGTAAAAAGCCAAACTGATACTGTATTATTGCtaagcctttttatttttattttcatgatgtaaaacacatttgttcaaCAAGTCTGTTTGCCAAGTTTCCTGTTTGTATAGTCTATGTCTTAAACTGCTAAATGACGggttcactatttttcaagtgtcttaaaactATAATCCAATGAGCCCAAAGgaacactgacatgtttttctcgctgtaattcctcctgttcatactgaccattagaagatcccttcataatgcacttacgatgtaagtgatggaggacaaaatccacagtcctcatgtgcaaaaatgtatttaaaagctaACATGAAGCTTCAGACTTCCAAGTCAGTCAACTcgagtcaatatctttcaaagttactgtctttttagtgccaaagtccttcttttGGTTACAATCCTTCTACTACAGCcgaacaggaaaacactgttgaTCCAGACACTAAGAAGACAAACTGTAGCAGATATCCACTAGGTTTAACTCAGAcgactgaagcctcatattatcttcagataaactttttaatatgtctttgcacagaatgaggacAGCAGATTTTGTCcgccatcacttacattgtaagtgcattatgaagggatctaatggtcagtatgaagaggaggaatgattacagcaggaaaaacatgcGTCAGTGTTAAAATGggctgactgttgttttaagacggacttgagaaattgtgaacctgttctTAAAACCATCAGTCCCGCTCCACCCTAGACTGAATTTGACGCATGGTTGCTATTGAAAATGTATGTAACATTTCTGGGATTCATTTGGTCTCAGTGATATTTGAGTGTGTGAGTCATACAGATGAAGatatggagagagaaagattacCATCACATCCCACTGTGGTACAATGACAGTCAGACAGTGGGTGTGCCAAATGTTATGTTAGGGAAACCAGCTTGTGACCAGAGGGTTGCTGGTTCGATCCCTGGAGCAGATTATTGTTTATGGGCGAAAAGAAAGAGTAAGTTTGGAGTTGTCTGTccatatgaaacatataaacCTGATAAAACCCTGACTCCAGGGCAAATAAATCTTTTAATACACAGAGATGCGGGCTGAACATGCAAGATCACGGCTCTGTCGCCTGACAAGTTTCAAGTCTAGTTTTTCAAGAACAACCAAAACCGTTCCCCCTCCCATTTCCAAGAGCTCCCACAGTGAACCGGCAGTTAGAGAAATGACGACACCCGGAAACAATAAATTACTCCCTGGCTTCAGCAGTTTTGGATACGGGGGCGGCGGGTCTGGCAGTTTGAGAGACACAACACAGATCAGACAACAGGTagactaaaaactgtagtttttcttCTAACACTTAAAATATCTGTTCAGTTTGCAAAATTTCCCCGCGGATGAATATCACCGCGTGAGAAGTGGTAGTAGAAAAGTCAAAGTACAAAGTCCAGCGAAAAGggaattgatttgttttgagaAATCGATTGACCTGCGATTTGGTTGCTAATCTCTCAGATAAACAGGAAATTACTTGCTAACATTACACACGCATTGTGTTTGGGCTCCACTTATatctgaccacacacacactataacgGCATGGCTGCTTTATTGCTATTAAACTCAATATAATATTTGCTCAACTGTGAGCTTAAAACCAGCTGTTTACCGCCTGTTTACAGCTTGTCCTCTACGCGCTGTGTGACGGTGAGTTCGATGACACTGGAGCACGAAACCCCCTTAAGAAATATCCTAGTTTACACTTCTCTACTTCTTGCCAGAAATGGATCACAACAGACTTACATTTGAAGACTTTTGATAAAACATTAGGGTTTTCTGGTAAATTCGGCATACAGCTATCctattcatgttttctctatACTGCGAAAAGTTGTGAAATGTCTCAGTATCTGGTGGGTTTTGACGGCTCAGcttggtgtttttgtgtgttcGCGGTAATACTGAGGGAGATACTTCACAGTTCACCGTGAATTAACAGTGCCATAGAAAGACCtgcttgcatgtttttttttcggTAATTCCTTCGGTTATTATCGTCTGTACTTCCCAGGTAAGTTGGTCATTTTGAAAGCAGATTCAGAGTACATATTGTACTTGTACACCTTCAATATTTCCCCATAGAGTCGTGCATCCTTTTCGCTGAGTCATTTGGACAGACCTGTCTGCACAAATTTCAGGGTGTCACATCAGTAGCCTGTACTAACATGTAGCCTCCACTGTGGCACTGTGGTTACACAGTGTACTGTCATAGTAAAGTACTGCGTCATCACAGTGACATTATGAACAGGTCATTAGTTCATTAAGTTCAACTTATTTccacagagctgcacagattCATCAGCATTTATACTGGGAAAGTCTTTAATATGCACACTTAATATATGCAACAATATATTTAatcaattcattaattaatgcaagCTTACATTGCTTTAACTTAATGAATTGTGAtttactgaataaaaacaaacatttgttgtttcagcttctcaaatgtgaagttTGTCTCTCTTATCtccattgtttgtgtgtgtgtgtgtgtgtgtgtgtgtgtgtgtgtgtgtgttccaggtgATAGGATGGACACCCACAGCCAGGTTGTTGACAGGTTGCGGTCAGCGTTTCGTTCAGGCGTCACAGTTCCAGAGCAGTTTCGTCGAACACAGCTGACCAAGCTCATGTCCATGATCAAAGAGAATGAGGAGCAGATTTTAAAGGCGCTGCACAAAGACCTCGCAAAGGTACAAGAATGTGCTCACGTGTCATACAGAGACAGTATTCACATTACTTCCTAAACACATAATTACGCAACAATTACGCTCGAAGCCTGAAGGTAAATATATTgcacagcagctgtctgtccccATCTGTCCCGCTGATGGTGCAattgaacattttattaaagCCTGTAACAAAACTGTCTGAAAGTAAAAAGCtatttaacatacagtaaagtAATATTTTACCCCATCTCATACTATTCTCATACTGTGCAAAAATTAATTGCACTTTAATAATTAactatttattttgtacattttaggCACAATAGAatcgcacacagacacagttggATGCATGCACACATCTGCCTCCATGTTTTAGgcacagtaagaaaaaaatttTCTGCTACTTCCCTTTCTTGCTTACTTCCCTTTTCTTATTGCTGTTCTTGCACATCAGCCAAAGTTTGAGGCCGTCCTGTCTGAGGTTGATATGGTGATCAACGAGCTGCACTACGCCATCAATAACCTCAAAAGCTGGCTGCAGCCAGAGTATGTCGGTAAGAACCTGGTAAGTTTGACAATGATTTATTTGTGCTGGTTGTTGCATACACTTTTTATACAAAATTCTAAATATAATGACAAGTGGATAGCAGAGCtcaaagtcatgttttcatgtcattttgtcTAACCAACAGTACAAAAATCACAAGGTTTCCATTTGACAAAGTTTAAGAGCATCACTGCTGGGTGTGGTCAGAAGTGTGCTCTGTCTtgcctgtaaccacacccaaaTGTCATGTCAGAGATACACACTGGAGTGCACTAGTGATTAGGGAAACAAAGCTTTCTGAGGCCTGAATCAATATGAAGCAATCGCATCAAAAATAGTTCACTGTTTTTGAGCCTGTGATACAGTCAAAATGGCAACATCTGCTGGGCAACTATTGGTATTGCACTTGTATGGCCGAGATGAAACAGTTAGTCAGATTATGGTCATAGTGGTCATActgctttttattattttgttccATAAGTCTATATTATTAAAAGGTATGGATTGAGATTTGTTTTGTGCTACTAATGAGATGTGAAGTGCTTTGTGACTTTTACTCatctgaaagaataaatgaaaaatataaatataagtgtGTACTAGATAATATAcatagaacaaataaacacacactaatactcACTGTATGacattaacataaaacaatgaatgcaCGTTACTTATCGCTGAttattcaaaaaaacaaaaaacagctaaaagaaaGACTGCGTGCTCTTACTTTGAAATGCGGAAATGGCGTCGTCAGCAGGCGATCACTTGCTATCCGAAAATGTTTTTTCGATTCTGAGTTCAAAAATGCCTGTTGgaaagttgtaaatgttagGAAGATATTCAgaaatgcttttcatttatttgtaaattaatttaatgtattcacagatatttttttttatttgtggaatttgtgtatttgcagatatgttttatatttgcaaaatataaatgatatatataaataatttttgtgagtttacaaatcagttttttgtatttgttcatcattatgaaacaaatctatATCCATAAAAACGGATGACTTTTAAACAGAGTTCAGTACAGCTCTGTTTTTACATACTGTGGCAGATTGAGAAGAACACCCCGTATTCAAAACCAGCGCCACAGCTCTTTGATTGGAGTGTGACGTAACGAGCCCTCGTCTGGGGTGGTcacatgatttttatttatttatttatttttttctctctgatacTTGGTTTGAAAAGTCAATACAGTGTTGAGTAGTCTGCTTTGAGggtaacataataataataataataataataataataataataataataataataataataataataacaatgataataatgatcataataatacatttcatttgtactgtagttttcattcatagtgaaactcaaagtgctacagtagaAAATAGTAATGAGTTAACATCACTAGAGTGCACTTCTACTTCACTGCAGCAAGATGAGAAGTTAAAACACTGGAGGATTTTCTGCCAGTGTTTCATAAAGTTGTGAGACTAACAAAGGACAGATTAAAACGAGAATGGTCAAAATGTATTCAGCAGAAGCTGAGATATCCGAGTCAGACCCCAAAACTGCTGCATCCTACATTTCCCTGAATGCAACTTGatgcaaatgtttggtatttttaccttttgacattttcattttcagctaagatattatgtgtatgtattttcaaAAAGCTTGTACTGCTtgtataatgtatttttcatataCTATATCTGTCCATTTTCAGGCTACAAAGCTGGATGATTGTTTTATACGGAGAGAACCATTAGGAGTTGTTTTAATCATCGGGGCGTGGAACTACCCACTGCAACTCCTTCTCTTACCCATGGTTGGAGCCATTGCTGCAGGTATCATTCACAGCATATCACTAGGATATAAAttgacttaaagctgcattattcaatattatgttatgttacaATAAATCAactgacaatgtgtaatgttaaAGGGGTCA
The genomic region above belongs to Thunnus albacares chromosome 17, fThuAlb1.1, whole genome shotgun sequence and contains:
- the LOC122967332 gene encoding serine/threonine-protein phosphatase 4 catalytic subunit B, whose amino-acid sequence is MCVTMGDISDLDRQIEQLRRCELIKENEVKALCAKAREILVEESNVQRVDSPVTVCGDIHGQFYDLKELFRVGGDVPETNYLFMGDFVDRGFYSVETFLLLLALKVRYPDRITLIRGNHESRQITQVYGFYDECLRKYGSVTVWRYCTEIFDYLSLSAIIDGKIFCVHGGLSPSIQTLDQIRTIDRKQEVPHDGPMCDLLWSDPEDTTGWGVSPRGAGYLFGSDVVAQFNAANDIHMICRAHQLVMEGYKWHFNETVLTVWSAPNYCYRCGNVAAILELDEHLQREFIIFEAAPQETRGIPSKKPVADYFL